The segment ACACCTTCGGGAGCAGGCCAAATGAGCAGTTACGACGCAGTCGACCGCAACGCGAACCCTTGGCTGGGCAGGCTCATCGTGGTCGGACTGTTCCTTCTGGCGCAGGGCGTTGCCGTGCTCCTGGTCAGCTTCGTGGCCTTGCTGGTGAGCTTCGAGCCGGGTTGGTCGGCAACGACGGACCAAGCGAGCCTGCTCCAGCCCGGCGACGCCCGTTCCGGCACTCTCCTGCTGAAGCGGGACGGCGCCACGACGGAAGCCATCCGCCTCGGCATCGACGTCGATATCACGGTGTCCGGCCCGACGCTGCGCACGCGCGTCACGCAAGTCTTCCGCAACCCGACCAAGGACTGGGTCGAGGCTACTTACGTCTATCCGCTTGCCAGTGACGGCGCCGTCGACACGTTGAAGATGGTGGTCGGCGATCGCGTCATCGTCGGCGATATCAAGGAACGGGGGCAGGCGCGCGTCATTTACGAGCAGGCGCGAAGCGCCGGACAGAAGGCAGCGCTCACCGAGCAGGAGCGACCCAACATCTTTACCAACTCGGTCGCCAATATCGGCCCCGGCGAGACCGTGCTGGTGCAGATCGAATATCAGGAGCCCGTGCATCAATCCGGCAACGAATATTCGCTGCGCGTGCCGCTCGTGGTCGGACCGCGCTACAATCCGGCGCCGATCGTGCAGAGCGTCGATTTCCGCCGGGACGGCTCCGGCTGGGGCGCGACCACATCTGATCCGGTTCCGGATCGCGATCGTATCTCGCCACAGGTAGCGGATCCAGCCAAGGCTGCGCCGGTCAACCCAACCAGCATCACGGTGCATCTGAAGGCCGGCTTCGCACTCGGCGAGGTGAAGAGCCATCACCACAACGTCAAGATCGAAAGCCCCGACAGCGCGACGCGTGTCGTCACGCTGGCCGACGGCGCCGTGCCCGCCGACCGCGATTTCGAACTGACCTGGAAGCCGGCCGCCGAGAAGGCGCCGTCTGTCGGGCTATTCCGCGAGCACGTCGGCGATGCCGACTATTTGCTCGCCTTCGTCACCCCGCCCGCGGCCGAACAGGCGACGCAGAAGCCGCTGCCGCGCGAGGTGGTGTTCGTGATCGACAATTCAGGCTCGATGGGCGGCACCTCGATCGTTCAGGCCAAGGCGAGCCTGCTCTATGCGCTCGGACGTCTACAGCCGACCGACCGCTTCAACGTCATCCGTTTCGACGACACGATGGACGTGCTGTTTTCGACCTCCGTGCCGGCCGACCCTGCGCATCTCGGCGAAGCACTCGCTTTCGTGAATGGGATACAGGCACGCGGCGGCACCGAGATGGTGCCGGCGATGCGCGCCGCACTGACCGACAAGCTCGGCGAGACCAACATGGTCCGCCAGGTCGTGTTCCTGACCGACGGTGCGATCGGCAACGAGCAGCAATTGTTCGAAACCATCACGGCGATGCGCGGCCGCTCGCGCATCTTCATGGTCGGCATTGGATCCGCGCCCAACACCTATCTGATGACACGCGCGTCCGAGCTCGGCCGCGGCGCCTTTACTCACATCGGCTCCGTCGAACAGGTCGAGGAGCGCATGCGTGGCCTGTTCGCCAAGCTTGAGAACCCTGCGGTGACCGGCCTCACTGCAAAATTCTCTGACGCCAAGGCCGACGTCGCGCCCGCGATCATTCCCGACGTCTATCGCGACGAGCCGCTGGTGCTGGCGGCGAAGCTCGACAAGCTCGCGGGCTCGCTCGAGATCAAGGGACGCGTCGGCGACCACCTGTGGTCGGTGACGCTGCCGCTGCAAAATGCCGCCGAGGGCAAGGGCCTGTCAAAACTCTGGGCGAGGCGCAAGATCGGCGATGCGGAAGTCGCGCGCACGCTCCGCGAGATGACGCCAGAGGAGACCGACAAGACGATCCTGGCGCTCGCGCTCGACCATCAGATCGTCACGCGGCTGACCAGCCTCGTCGCGGTCGACAAGACGCCGAGCCGCCCTGAAGGCGCGCCGCTCAAGCTCAGCGAGTTGCCGATCAACCTGCCGGCCGGCTGGATTTTCGAAAAGGTGTTCGGCGAGCGGCCCGAGCCGACGCAGTTGCGCGAGCGCCGCGCCGATGCGAGTGGCCAAGCCTCGGCGAGGCGGCCGGCACCGGTCGCACCCGATGCGATCCGCCTGCCCAAGACCGCAACCTCGGCCGAGTTGAAGATGATCGCAGGCCTGATCCTGATCGTGCTCGCCCTGATCCTGCTCGTGTTCAATCGGCGTCAGCCCTTGCTCACTGACGTCGCTTGAGAGAGGAGCCCCCCGAACTCCTCTTCTTCAGCGCGCGCGGCTGCCCGTCCCATCCAAACGGCCGCGCGCGCCTTTTTTCTTCCCCGTCATTGCGAGTGTGGAAACAATGACCCGCCTCATCCCTCCTCTCGTTCTGGCGCTCGTCGGCACCATCCTGTTCGGCGATGGCGCCTACATCCACGCCAAGGCCTGGCTTGCGCAGCTGCTGCTGGAGCGCGCGTTCGACAGGAGCGTTGCGACCGGCCAAGCGGTCAAGCCGTGGTCCTGGGCCGACACATGGCCTGTCGCACGGATCGAGGTGAAGCGGATCGGCGCAAGCGCCATCGTGCTCGCAGGCACGAGTGGACAGGCGCTTGCCTTCGGGCCCGGCCATCTCAATCAAACTGTTGATGCCGGCGAGCGCGGCGTTGCCGTTTATGCCGCGCATCGCGACACGCATTTCCGTTTCTTGCGGAACGTTGCCATCGGTGAAGTGATCGAGATCACGCGCGCCGATGGCAGGCACTTCCGTTATCGCGCGGACGCTTCCAACGTCGTCCGTTTTGACGCATCGGGGATCGATCCGGCAACGCCGGGTTATGAACTGGCGTTAACAACCTGCTGGCCATTCGATGCCATCACGCCCGGTCCCGAACGCTACATCCTTCACGCCACGCTGATTGAATCCGACAGCGAGGCTGTCCATTAAGCATCTCGTAAATCGCGCAGGAGTGGCGCGACCAATCGCCTCAAGATGAAAGGGCCGAACTGGCGCCGCCGGCCGTAGACCTGTAGGAAGGCCCCTGGATTTTTTATTTTTTTATGGGCGGAGAAGAAGGGGTAAATGGACAAGGAGCTCAGGCAGCGTCTCGATCAGCGGCTGGAGCAGCTCGAAAACCGCGTCGCTTTGCTGGAAAGGAACCTGGATCTCGTTGCCGCCGGACAGCGACGCACCTCTCTTCGCAGCCTCTGGCGGCGTCCGCCAATGTGGACCTTCGAACAATATCCTCCGCGCCTTCTCAACTTCAACGCGTTCAAGCCTGCGCCTGCCATTCCCGCCAATGCGCCGCGGATCGCGATGGTCACGCCGAGCTACAACCATGGGCAATATCTCGGCGCCACGATCGATAGCATCGTGAGCCAGGCTTATCCGAACCTGTACTATCACGTGCAGGACGGCGCCTCGATCGACGGTACCATCGATCTCTTGAGGAGCTGCGGCGACGGCCTCAGCTGGAAAAGCGAGCCCGACAAGGGCCAGTCCAGCGCCATCAATCTCGGATTTGCCGGCGTCGACTGCGAAATCATGGCCTACCTCAACAGCGACGACATCCTGCTGCCCGGGACGCTCGCTTACGTCGCCAACTATTTCGTGTCGCATCCAGATGTCGACATCGTCTACGGCAACCGCATCTTCATCGATCGCGAGGGACTAGAGGTCGGCCGCGCGGTGCTGCCGCGCCATGACGGCAAGGCACTGCAATATGCCGACTACATTCCGCAGGAGACGATGTTCTGGCGCAAGCGCGTGTGGGACAGGATCGGACCGATCGACGAGAACTTCCACTTCGCATTGGATTGGGATTTCATCCTGCGGGCACAGGCCGCCGGATTCAAGTTCGTGCGCCTGCCGCGATTCCTGTCCTGCTTCCGCATCCACGATGCACAAAAGACGGCGGCGACCTATGCGGTCGGCGCCAGGGAAATGGGCATCTTGCGGCAGCGCGTTCTCGGATTCGAGCCGACGCATATGCAGATCCGACGCGCCATCGCACCTTACCTCGTGCAGCAAGTCGCCTATCACTATGGCTACAAGCTCGGGCTCTTGCGATATTGAACGACAACGCGGCTCATGAAGCGAAGGCGTCAGTCATGGCAGCGGTCACAAACGCCTGATGGATCGAACATTCCATCGCGCGGCATGCCATCCGGAAGGTTGCCACTCCGGAGAACTCACCATAGAAGAGAGTGACGCACCGCCAAGAAGAACAAAAGGTGAGGTCACGCCATGGAAGCCCGAGTTTCTGTTGCATCCGTGTCTGCCGCGTCTGTCTCTCCGCGCCCGTGGTCTCCGCCACCTGACGCCGGCGACATCGTCAAGGGCATCCATGCCATGCTGCACCCGCACAACATCGTGCTGGTGGGCGCGACCGACAAGCCGGGCAATTATGCCGAGCGCATCTGGAACAATCTGGTCAAGTACGGTTTCAAGGGCGGGCTCTACCCGGTCAACACCAAGCGCGAAACCATCTGGGGCGTACCCTGCTTCAAGGACTTTGCGAGCCTCCCGGAAAAGCCTGATCACGTGCTCGTCCTGGTTCCCGCACGCTTTGCCGTGCAGGTGATCCGCGACGCTGCCGCAGCTGGTGCGCGGTCGGCGACGATCGTCACCTCGGGCTTCAGCGAGTTGCAGGATGAGGAGAGCCAGAAGCTCGCTACCGAATTGCAAGCCGCGGTGCGCGAGACAGGCCTCGCCGTCACCGGCCCGAACTGTCTCGGAAACTTAAGCGCCGGCGAAAAGCTTTTCACCAATATCGACGATCGCATCGTCACCATGGAACAGGGCGCAGTGGCGATCGCCGGACAGTCCGGTGCCATCGTCATGGCGATCCGCCAGGCGCTGGAGGATCGCGGCGTTGGCGTCGGCTACATGGTCACGACCGGCAACGAAACGGGGCTTGAGACACCGGACCTGATGCGTTATTTCACCGAGGATCCGAGCATCAGGGTGATCGTGGTCTACCTCGAAGGCGTGCGCAACACCAAGGCGTTTCGCGACGCCTGCAAGGCCGCGCGTGCCGCGAGCAAGCCCGTGATCGCGCTCAAGCTCGGGGCATCCGAAGGCGGCCGCGCCGCTGCGATGGCGCACACCGGCGCGCTCGCTGGCTCGATCGAGACCTTCGACGCGATTGCGACCCGCGAGGGTGTGATCCGTGTGCGCGGGCTCGATGAGTTGATCGAGACCACCGAATGCTTCGTCCACGCCGCCGTGCCAAAGAGCGATCGGCTTGCCGCGGTGACGCTGTCCGGCGGCAAACGCGGCATGCTGATCGACGCCTTCGACGCGGTGGGACTGAAGTTCGCGCCGCTGAGCCCGCATGTCAGCGGCGATCTCGCAAAGATGCTCGGGCCGGGCTCGATCGTTGGCAATCCGCTCGACGCCGGCTTCGCCGCGGTCGTCGATCCCTCCGTCTACATCAAGTCGATCAAGCTGATGATCGACGATCCCGACATCGACATCGTCATCGTCGACGCCGAATTTCCAAAGGTGCCGCACGAGCTCCGCGAGCGCAACTTGCGCATCGTCAACGAGATGGCGGGCAAGGCTGCGAAGCCGGTCATCTATATCAGCGCCATGTCGATCGGCTTCACCGAGTTCACCAAGGGCCTGCGCAAATCTCTGCCCCATCTCGCGGTGATGCAGGGCCTCGACCGCGCGGTGACCGCGATCAAATCGCTGCTCGACTATGCCAGGCTGCGCAAGGAAGTGCCTGATATCGTCTCGAGCTCGAAACCCGCCGCGCGCGCCGTGCTGGAGAAAGCGCTGGCATCAGCAACGGGCGCCGCACTCGACGAGGTCGCCTCGAAGAAGCTCTTGAAGGCCTACGGCATCCCGGTCTCGCAAGAGGGAATCGCTCAGACGGCGGTGGAGGCGGTGAAGATCGCCAAAGCGATCGGCTATCCCATGGTCGCCAAAGTCGTCAGCGCCGAGATCCTGCACAAATCCGATATCGGCGGCGTGGTGCTGAACCTCAACAGCGCGGCCGAGGTAAAGAAGGCATTCGCCGACATCACGGCGCGCGTGAACAAGCTGAAAGGCAAGCCGAAGCTCGACGGCATCCTGATCGCACAGCAGGTCAAAGCCGATCTCGAGCTCGTGGTCGGCGCCTCCCTCGATGCCGAGATGGGGCCCGTCGTGCTGTTCGGCACCGGCGGCATCGACATCGAGCTGATGAAGGACGTGGCACTTGCCGGCGCGCCGCTGGACGAAGCCGAGGCGCGCCTTCTGATCGGCCGCACCAAGGCCGGCGTCAAGATTCGGGGCTATCGCGGCAAGCCGGCGTTGCACGAGGCCTCCGCGGTCAAGGCGCTGGTTGGCCTCTCCAACCTGATTGCGGACGCCGGCGACCGCATCGCCTCGATCGACATCAACCCGTTCCTGATCAACGCCAGGACCGGCGTAGCCGTCGATGCGCTGATCGTCCTGAACAATGCCGCGGCCAAGCGCGCCGCCGGACATTGAGATCGCATGGGGCTAACTTGTGGCGAGTTATGCTCCCGTCTTCGCTCTGCGAGCTGCGGCGGACAAGTCGTTAACCCGCCCAGGTTAACATCGCGGGCTGCTTCCAACTTCCCTGCTTTAGCCGTAAAATCGCCCCTCATGGCACGCGCGAGCAATCTGGTGATCGGAACGGCAACGCTGGCGGTGATCGCCGTGGCGTTCGGCGGCCTGCTCGGCGTACAGAAATGGCGTACCATCCAGAGCCGCAGCCAGTTGCGCGTCGTGTTCGAAGGCGGTTCGGCAAGCGGTC is part of the Bradyrhizobium commune genome and harbors:
- a CDS encoding marine proteobacterial sortase target protein, whose translation is MSSYDAVDRNANPWLGRLIVVGLFLLAQGVAVLLVSFVALLVSFEPGWSATTDQASLLQPGDARSGTLLLKRDGATTEAIRLGIDVDITVSGPTLRTRVTQVFRNPTKDWVEATYVYPLASDGAVDTLKMVVGDRVIVGDIKERGQARVIYEQARSAGQKAALTEQERPNIFTNSVANIGPGETVLVQIEYQEPVHQSGNEYSLRVPLVVGPRYNPAPIVQSVDFRRDGSGWGATTSDPVPDRDRISPQVADPAKAAPVNPTSITVHLKAGFALGEVKSHHHNVKIESPDSATRVVTLADGAVPADRDFELTWKPAAEKAPSVGLFREHVGDADYLLAFVTPPAAEQATQKPLPREVVFVIDNSGSMGGTSIVQAKASLLYALGRLQPTDRFNVIRFDDTMDVLFSTSVPADPAHLGEALAFVNGIQARGGTEMVPAMRAALTDKLGETNMVRQVVFLTDGAIGNEQQLFETITAMRGRSRIFMVGIGSAPNTYLMTRASELGRGAFTHIGSVEQVEERMRGLFAKLENPAVTGLTAKFSDAKADVAPAIIPDVYRDEPLVLAAKLDKLAGSLEIKGRVGDHLWSVTLPLQNAAEGKGLSKLWARRKIGDAEVARTLREMTPEETDKTILALALDHQIVTRLTSLVAVDKTPSRPEGAPLKLSELPINLPAGWIFEKVFGERPEPTQLRERRADASGQASARRPAPVAPDAIRLPKTATSAELKMIAGLILIVLALILLVFNRRQPLLTDVA
- a CDS encoding class GN sortase; protein product: MTRLIPPLVLALVGTILFGDGAYIHAKAWLAQLLLERAFDRSVATGQAVKPWSWADTWPVARIEVKRIGASAIVLAGTSGQALAFGPGHLNQTVDAGERGVAVYAAHRDTHFRFLRNVAIGEVIEITRADGRHFRYRADASNVVRFDASGIDPATPGYELALTTCWPFDAITPGPERYILHATLIESDSEAVH
- a CDS encoding glycosyltransferase family 2 protein, encoding MDKELRQRLDQRLEQLENRVALLERNLDLVAAGQRRTSLRSLWRRPPMWTFEQYPPRLLNFNAFKPAPAIPANAPRIAMVTPSYNHGQYLGATIDSIVSQAYPNLYYHVQDGASIDGTIDLLRSCGDGLSWKSEPDKGQSSAINLGFAGVDCEIMAYLNSDDILLPGTLAYVANYFVSHPDVDIVYGNRIFIDREGLEVGRAVLPRHDGKALQYADYIPQETMFWRKRVWDRIGPIDENFHFALDWDFILRAQAAGFKFVRLPRFLSCFRIHDAQKTAATYAVGAREMGILRQRVLGFEPTHMQIRRAIAPYLVQQVAYHYGYKLGLLRY
- a CDS encoding acetate--CoA ligase family protein — protein: MEARVSVASVSAASVSPRPWSPPPDAGDIVKGIHAMLHPHNIVLVGATDKPGNYAERIWNNLVKYGFKGGLYPVNTKRETIWGVPCFKDFASLPEKPDHVLVLVPARFAVQVIRDAAAAGARSATIVTSGFSELQDEESQKLATELQAAVRETGLAVTGPNCLGNLSAGEKLFTNIDDRIVTMEQGAVAIAGQSGAIVMAIRQALEDRGVGVGYMVTTGNETGLETPDLMRYFTEDPSIRVIVVYLEGVRNTKAFRDACKAARAASKPVIALKLGASEGGRAAAMAHTGALAGSIETFDAIATREGVIRVRGLDELIETTECFVHAAVPKSDRLAAVTLSGGKRGMLIDAFDAVGLKFAPLSPHVSGDLAKMLGPGSIVGNPLDAGFAAVVDPSVYIKSIKLMIDDPDIDIVIVDAEFPKVPHELRERNLRIVNEMAGKAAKPVIYISAMSIGFTEFTKGLRKSLPHLAVMQGLDRAVTAIKSLLDYARLRKEVPDIVSSSKPAARAVLEKALASATGAALDEVASKKLLKAYGIPVSQEGIAQTAVEAVKIAKAIGYPMVAKVVSAEILHKSDIGGVVLNLNSAAEVKKAFADITARVNKLKGKPKLDGILIAQQVKADLELVVGASLDAEMGPVVLFGTGGIDIELMKDVALAGAPLDEAEARLLIGRTKAGVKIRGYRGKPALHEASAVKALVGLSNLIADAGDRIASIDINPFLINARTGVAVDALIVLNNAAAKRAAGH